A single genomic interval of Littorina saxatilis isolate snail1 linkage group LG17, US_GU_Lsax_2.0, whole genome shotgun sequence harbors:
- the LOC138951819 gene encoding apoptosis regulatory protein Siva-like isoform X2, whose translation MPKRLNPFGDSSPLQFKTHIGPKELATGSRQEELMKDVFDKTREMLFTGAQRSIDLNDNHMQSMVPPSQSALDASTRFEPMQMLLDGTGYLVSPLPIPSSSTTKHCTEFNGSVDCGSSATSLRSQTPVTSTPAVSGQLRLDSKGHLTAPLHDDAMDCDSDIQVTNGGAVPGAGHSSSACGGARGGLHKFGFKSTKQASQKSGGNRALCETCRQIPGGRRCQFCERAVCQGCVRQCDSCSDYFCQLCSTLNYDAAMERAFCLSCAG comes from the exons ATGCCGAAAAGGTTGAATCCTTTTGGTGACAGCTCTCCATtgcagttcaaaacacacattGGCCCGAAAGAGCTGGCGACAGGCAGCAGACAGGAAGAGCTGATGAAAGATGTGTTCG ACAAAACTCGTGAAATGCTCTTCACAGGCGCCCAAAGAAGCATTGACTTGAACGACAATCACATGCAGTCTATGGTGCCTCCTTCTCAAAGCGCTTTGGATGCATCAACCAGATTTGAACCCATGCAAATGTTACTTGACGGCACAGGATATCTGGTATCCCCTCTACCCATCCCCAGCTCGTCAACGACTAAACACTGCACAGAGTTCAACGGCTCAGTTGATTGTGGCAGCAGTGCCACATCTCTCAGGAGTCAAACGCCTGTGACTTCCACCCCAGCAGTTTCGGGTCAGCTGCGCTTGGATTCCAAGGGGCACCTGACAGCCCCCCTGCATGATGATGCAATGGACTGTGACAGTGACATTCAGGTGACAAATGGTGGTGCCGTACCTGGAGCGGGTCACTCTTCCTCTGCATGTGGAGGGGCGAGAGGAGGATTGCACAAGTTCGGCTTCAAGTCTACAAAGCAGGCATCGCAGAAATCTGGGGGAAATCGAG CTTTATGTGAGACATGCCGACAGATACCAGGAGGACGTCGCTGTCAGTTCTGTGAAAGAGCTGTATGTCAAGGGTGTGTTCGACAGTGTGACAGCTGCAGTGACTACTTTTGTCAGCTTTGTTCGACACTAAA TTATGATGCAGCCATGGAGAGAGCCTTCTGTCTAAGTTGTGCTGGATAG
- the LOC138951819 gene encoding alpha-ketoglutarate-dependent dioxygenase alkB homolog 6-like isoform X1: MESALQAYRVKEAPPSVFYFPNFITEEEEHLLLSRVYNAPKPKWTVLSHRRLQNWGGLPGPKGMVAEDLPQWLLTYAKKISDVGAFEGKIPNHVLVNEYEAGQGIMPHEDGPAFYPTVSTISLGSHTLLDFYYHLKTVGGDDQGGQTTVDANGNQGDEASASVNCSEQTGTCQSHCGCDISSKKLDETKRVCAMKAEQGDSSFECRHFLSLLLQPRSLVVLQDDMYKVHLHGIKEVTEDTVTEKIANLDVLPEVKLGDVLQRKTRVSLTIRYVPKVLKSKLIFGKR, encoded by the exons ATGGAATCTGCTCTGCAGGCCTACAGAGTCAAAGAA GCACCACCAAGTGTTTTCTACTTTCCCAATTTTATAACTGAGGAGGAAGAGCATCTGCTGCTTTCACGTGTGTACAATGCACCAAAACCAAAGTGGACTGTGTTGTCCCACAGAAGATTGCAGAACTGGG GAGGGCTACCAGGTCCAAAAGGCATGGTTGCAGAGGATTTACCACAG TGGCTGTTGACATATGCAAAGAAGATCTCTGATGTTGGCGCCTTTGAAGGGAAAATACCGAATCATGTTTTAGTCAATGAATATGAAGCTGGTCAAGGCATAATG CCCCATGAGGACGGCCCAGCTTTTTACCCAACGGTATCAACAATTAGCTTGGGATCACACACACTCCTGGACTTCTACTACCATCTCAAAACTGTGGGAGGGGATGATCAAGGAGGTCAAACAACTGTTGACGCAAATGGGAATCAGGGAGACGAAGCATCAGCCAGCGTCAATTGTTCCGAACAAACCGGTACATGTCAAAGCCACTGTGGTTGTGACATTTCATCAAAGAAACTTGACGAGACAAAACGTGTCTGTGCCATGAAGGCAGAACAGGGAGACTCTTCGTTTGAATGTCGACATTTTTTGTCTTTGTTGCTTCAGCCTCGTAGCCTCGTGGTGCTGCAAGATGACATGTACAAAGTTCACCTGCATGGCATTAAAGAGGTCACCGAGGACACTGTGACGGAGAAAATTGCCAACTTGGACGTGCTTCCGGAAGTTAAGCTTGGCGATGTCCTGCAGAGAAAAACCAGAGTGTCGCTGACAATTCGTTATGTGCCAAAAGTGTTGAAATCAAAGCTGATTTTTGGTAAAAGATAA